In Eleutherodactylus coqui strain aEleCoq1 chromosome 4, aEleCoq1.hap1, whole genome shotgun sequence, the following are encoded in one genomic region:
- the NEUROG3 gene encoding neurogenin-3, producing MSPKTENIHNRSERYVYYDVSDEEDHSLSLPCSPAPSAGSEGCLVRENFPLTDSRELQSKRQKGRRRSQVKNEVTVIKQKKNRRIKANDRERNRMHNLNSALDALRSVLPTFPDDAKLTKIETLRFAHNYIWALSETLRMADHSLFNMAQEGMTDSFEKFSKTCLMVDLSSPNSSCSSSSDWDSLYSPGSQSSRYSATDMDDFISQSSSCLRYTDCC from the coding sequence ATGTCTCCAAAAACAGAGAACATCCATAACAGAAGTGAAAGATACGTCTACTATGATGTCTCTGATGAGGAGGACCATTCTCTTTCTCTGCCCTGTTCTCCAGCCCCCTCAGCTGGGAGTGAAGGTTGTTTAGTGAGAGAAAATTTTCCCCTTACTGACTCCAGGGAGTTGCAGAGTAAAAGGCAAAAAGGGAGACGAAGATCACAAGTCAAGAATGAAGTAACAGTCATTAAACAAAAGAAGAATCGCAGGATAAAAGCTAATGATAGAGAAAGGAACCGAATGCACAACCTCAACTCAGCCTTGGATGCTTTGAGGAGTGTTCTACCTACCTTTCCAGATGATGCCAAGTTGACCAAGATTGAAACCCTAAGGTTTGCTCACAATTATATCTGGGCTTTGTCTGAGACTCTGCGGATGGCTGACCATAGTCTATTTAATATGGCTCAAGAGGGTATGACAGACTCATTTGAAAAGTTTTCTAAGACATGCTTAATGGTGGATCTCAGTAGTCCAAATAGTAGCTGCAGTTCCTCAAGTGACTGGGACTCTCTCTACTCTCCAGGGTCACAGAGCAGCAGATATAGTGCCACAGATATGGATGATTTTATTTCTCAGTCCAGTTCTTGCCTGAGATACACTGATTGTTGTTAA